From Bacillus sp. FSL K6-3431, the proteins below share one genomic window:
- a CDS encoding tyrosine-type recombinase/integrase, with translation MSHQQPNYFRDYIDTLISKGIKESTRKQYSSDLHKFLVWMKDYKGSSELETLKTFNDRDVEAYVTYLSDKSYSDATFRRLLSVLNSFLKYFNIYSTVLMDKPKELPLRSLHESDFISDNEMGRLLDSMSKPSKSEARNHLIKRNLSIVCLARYYGLTPKDTSSIRMNAVNLFQNTIQINSNGSPLIITLHNEHLQYIREYWNSIDMEIRPRYWSNDPLFVAFYNLTFRFRFNYDTGIPQPLSIRGIQEMIKDEVKLAKLRKISAKHLRNSCILDRLSNAESINSVLSYFRLSDPFSIRRYQEYLSNKG, from the coding sequence ATGTCACACCAGCAGCCAAATTACTTTCGAGATTATATTGACACTCTAATCTCGAAAGGGATTAAAGAGTCTACTCGGAAGCAATATTCCTCTGATCTGCATAAATTCCTTGTATGGATGAAGGATTATAAAGGATCGAGTGAGTTAGAAACACTAAAAACCTTTAATGATCGAGATGTAGAAGCTTATGTTACCTATTTATCCGATAAAAGCTATTCAGATGCTACTTTCAGAAGGCTCCTATCGGTTCTAAATAGCTTTTTAAAGTACTTCAATATCTATTCAACTGTACTCATGGATAAACCAAAAGAACTTCCGTTGAGATCCTTACATGAAAGTGACTTTATTTCTGATAACGAAATGGGCAGACTCCTTGATTCTATGAGTAAGCCGAGCAAGTCAGAAGCTAGAAATCATTTAATCAAACGAAACCTATCCATTGTTTGCCTTGCGCGATATTACGGATTAACACCAAAGGATACTTCTTCCATCAGGATGAATGCAGTAAATTTATTTCAGAATACGATTCAAATAAATTCAAATGGATCTCCCTTGATAATCACTCTTCATAATGAACACCTACAGTATATACGAGAGTATTGGAATTCTATTGATATGGAAATTAGACCTCGTTACTGGTCAAATGATCCACTTTTTGTAGCATTTTATAACCTAACATTCAGGTTCCGTTTTAATTATGATACTGGTATACCGCAACCCTTATCAATTCGGGGGATTCAGGAAATGATAAAAGACGAGGTAAAGTTGGCCAAGTTGAGAAAGATTTCAGCAAAGCATTTGAGAAACAGTTGCATCTTAGACCGTCTATCAAACGCTGAATCTATTAATAGTGTACTCTCTTATTTCAGGCTTTCAGATCCATTTTCTATTCGTCGTTATCAAGAGTATCTGTCCAACAAGGGGTAG
- a CDS encoding ABC transporter substrate-binding protein — MERIGNYVEENYPNLTMEHIDWDGTSTQLQENYGKQIIPDVLLAFTGQQPLEELDMVYPLEEMIEAFNVDLDQIEPVLLDEIRSRDKSSRLVGLPQEVAQFGLYYNKDIFDLFGVPYPNPDESMSWDEVLELAKKMTGKRGEATYCGLDFNEGSLAMVPLWQLSANMTDPDTGEVLLLSDPKFTKYMDLMGTYYNIPGIQDESCSFINKNTAMMINWHGFAGLNIGDSTEEAIKYIENIDVVPLPTWSDLPNVGPTPQGIHPWVINNYSEQKEAALQFILAGVTKEYQIKLASVGTPSVLNIPEVTEQYGVNKEILQGKNTAAFLHNTPAKPSDKKSYWDQYVNLDMKEFLESGLDIKEFLRVTSEAAEVAIQDAKAQQE; from the coding sequence ATGGAGCGCATTGGGAATTATGTGGAAGAAAACTATCCTAATTTGACTATGGAGCATATTGATTGGGACGGGACATCTACGCAATTACAGGAAAACTATGGAAAGCAAATTATTCCAGATGTCTTGTTGGCATTTACCGGACAGCAACCATTGGAAGAATTGGATATGGTTTATCCATTAGAGGAAATGATAGAAGCATTTAATGTAGATCTAGACCAAATTGAACCGGTATTGCTCGATGAAATTCGTTCACGTGATAAAAGCAGCCGGCTTGTTGGTCTACCACAGGAAGTGGCCCAATTTGGACTGTATTATAATAAGGATATTTTCGACCTATTCGGTGTCCCCTATCCCAATCCCGATGAAAGTATGAGCTGGGATGAAGTATTGGAACTTGCAAAGAAAATGACAGGTAAACGTGGTGAAGCCACTTATTGTGGACTAGACTTTAATGAAGGTAGTTTGGCAATGGTTCCATTATGGCAACTTTCTGCGAATATGACTGACCCAGACACTGGTGAAGTTTTATTATTAAGTGATCCTAAATTCACAAAATATATGGATTTAATGGGTACTTATTATAATATACCAGGGATACAAGATGAATCTTGTAGTTTTATAAATAAGAATACAGCTATGATGATTAATTGGCACGGTTTCGCTGGGCTGAATATTGGTGATTCTACTGAGGAGGCCATTAAATATATTGAAAATATCGATGTTGTTCCTCTTCCAACATGGTCTGATCTTCCGAATGTAGGGCCAACTCCACAAGGAATACATCCTTGGGTTATAAATAACTATAGCGAACAAAAAGAAGCAGCACTGCAATTTATCTTAGCAGGGGTAACAAAAGAATATCAAATAAAACTTGCAAGTGTAGGAACCCCTTCCGTATTGAATATTCCTGAGGTAACAGAGCAGTACGGAGTAAACAAAGAGATTTTACAAGGAAAAAATACCGCTGCATTTTTACATAATACACCGGCGAAGCCTTCTGATAAGAAAAGTTATTGGGACCAGTACGTTAATTTAGATATGAAGGAATTTCTTGAATCTGGTTTGGATATTAAAGAGTTTTTGCGGGTAACAAGTGAAGCAGCTGAAGTAGCCATACAAGATGCAAAGGCTCAACAGGAGTAA
- the asd gene encoding aspartate-semialdehyde dehydrogenase, producing the protein MNQKLKVGIVGGTGMVGQRFVQLLDRHPWFEVEAIAASAGSAGKTYEEAVQNRWKMTGPIPEPVKNIIVQDASKVEEVASGIDFIFCAVDMKQDEVKALEEAYAKTGTPVVSNNLAHRWTPDVPMVIPEINPGHIKVIDAQRKRLGTSTGFIAVKPNCSIQSYVPALHALLDYKPSEVIVSTYQAISGAGKNFNDWPEILDNVVPYIRGEEEKSEQEPLRIWGRVEDGEIVKASEPIITAQCIRVPVTDGHLAKVFVSFKDTPSKEEILTRWSQYKGRPQELELPSAPKQFITYFEEEDRPQTRLDRDIEQGMGVSVGRLREDSIYDFKFVGLSHNTLRGAAGGAVLIAELLKEEGYIQAK; encoded by the coding sequence CTTGGTTTGAAGTGGAGGCTATTGCGGCCAGTGCAGGTTCGGCGGGTAAAACGTATGAAGAAGCTGTGCAAAACAGATGGAAAATGACAGGTCCGATTCCCGAACCTGTGAAGAATATCATTGTTCAGGACGCTTCGAAAGTGGAAGAGGTTGCGTCAGGAATTGACTTTATTTTTTGTGCGGTAGATATGAAGCAGGATGAAGTGAAAGCATTGGAAGAAGCTTATGCTAAAACCGGTACGCCCGTTGTGTCCAATAATTTGGCGCATCGTTGGACACCCGATGTACCGATGGTCATACCGGAAATTAACCCGGGGCATATAAAAGTGATCGATGCACAGAGGAAGCGCCTGGGGACTTCCACCGGATTTATCGCAGTAAAACCGAATTGTTCGATTCAGAGCTATGTGCCGGCGCTTCACGCACTTTTGGATTATAAACCTTCTGAAGTAATAGTGTCGACTTATCAGGCGATTTCCGGAGCAGGGAAAAACTTTAACGATTGGCCAGAAATATTGGATAATGTCGTCCCGTATATCAGGGGCGAGGAAGAAAAGAGCGAGCAGGAACCGCTGCGGATATGGGGTAGGGTCGAGGATGGAGAAATCGTAAAGGCGAGCGAACCTATCATTACTGCACAGTGTATCCGTGTTCCGGTTACGGATGGACATTTGGCTAAAGTATTTGTATCGTTTAAAGATACCCCTTCAAAAGAAGAAATTCTTACCCGTTGGTCTCAGTACAAAGGGCGGCCGCAGGAGCTTGAGTTGCCGAGCGCACCTAAACAATTCATCACGTATTTTGAAGAAGAAGATCGGCCACAAACGAGACTGGATCGTGACATTGAACAAGGTATGGGAGTTTCGGTTGGCAGATTGCGCGAGGATTCCATTTACGATTTTAAATTTGTGGGGCTCTCTCATAATACCTTGCGCGGAGCAGCAGGCGGAGCCGTGTTGATCGCTGAACTGCTCAAGGAAGAGGGATATATCCAAGCGAAGTAG
- a CDS encoding alpha-L-fucosidase, which yields MTNNHAILPSIEQLEWADAELGVIIHYDIQAFEPSYSNWREHWGYQPDPAIFNPAKLDTDQWIQTAKAAGAKYAVLVAKHCSGFSLWPTEAHDYSVKSSPLHDGNGDIVRDFIKSCEKYDIKPGLYYSTSANAYYKVDNPGLVKSGDPDVQKQYNDMVIQQVTELWSNYGKLFEIWFDGGTLPPEQGGPDVKSVLMRLQENAVCFQGPKDIPSLIRWVGNEEGFAKYPCWSTTEYTTDNGLQGECPRIGSGLADGKLWAPAEADMPNRRNQWFWYDGEDHLLLPVKELVECYYSTVGRNSNFLVGMVINNLGLVPDADVLQFTEFGKEIKKSFSNILGETSGVGEEVFLDLKSPTMVNQLVVMENIALGERIREYQIDCLTEKGWQTICQGQSIGHKRIERFETVQTSKIRLTITETTDIPHISSFAAFLA from the coding sequence TTGACAAATAATCATGCAATTCTTCCATCTATAGAACAGCTGGAGTGGGCTGATGCTGAACTAGGAGTTATTATTCATTACGATATTCAGGCTTTCGAGCCTAGCTATTCGAACTGGAGAGAACATTGGGGATACCAGCCAGATCCGGCTATTTTTAACCCTGCTAAACTCGATACCGACCAATGGATTCAAACCGCCAAAGCGGCAGGTGCAAAATACGCAGTGCTTGTAGCCAAACATTGTAGCGGATTCAGTTTATGGCCAACTGAGGCACATGATTACAGTGTAAAAAGTTCACCATTGCACGATGGAAATGGTGATATAGTCCGGGATTTTATTAAATCCTGCGAGAAATATGACATTAAACCTGGCTTATATTATAGCACTTCGGCCAATGCGTATTATAAAGTAGATAATCCTGGATTGGTGAAATCTGGAGATCCTGATGTACAAAAACAATATAATGATATGGTTATCCAGCAAGTGACTGAGTTATGGTCAAATTACGGAAAACTATTTGAAATCTGGTTCGATGGAGGGACACTGCCGCCGGAACAAGGAGGGCCTGATGTAAAATCAGTACTGATGAGGTTGCAGGAGAATGCGGTTTGTTTTCAAGGCCCCAAGGACATTCCATCACTCATAAGATGGGTCGGAAACGAGGAAGGATTTGCTAAGTACCCATGCTGGAGCACGACTGAATATACAACCGACAACGGATTGCAGGGAGAATGCCCACGCATTGGCAGCGGATTAGCTGACGGTAAGCTATGGGCACCAGCAGAAGCGGACATGCCAAACCGGCGAAATCAATGGTTCTGGTACGATGGAGAAGATCATTTGCTATTGCCTGTCAAAGAATTGGTAGAATGTTACTATAGCACTGTAGGTCGTAACAGTAATTTTCTAGTTGGAATGGTCATTAATAATCTTGGATTAGTGCCTGATGCAGATGTTTTGCAGTTTACAGAGTTTGGTAAGGAAATTAAGAAGTCTTTCAGTAATATTCTAGGCGAGACTAGTGGAGTAGGTGAAGAGGTATTCCTTGATCTTAAATCCCCCACGATGGTGAACCAGCTCGTTGTTATGGAGAATATTGCTTTAGGAGAACGCATACGTGAATATCAAATTGACTGTCTTACTGAGAAGGGATGGCAAACAATTTGCCAAGGTCAATCCATCGGGCACAAAAGAATTGAAAGGTTCGAAACAGTACAGACTTCTAAGATTAGATTAACAATTACAGAAACAACAGATATACCACATATTAGTAGTTTTGCAGCATTCCTTGCGTAG